Genomic DNA from Ictidomys tridecemlineatus isolate mIctTri1 chromosome 6, mIctTri1.hap1, whole genome shotgun sequence:
GCTGGTGCCAGGTCTCTGCCTTGCAGGGTTCTTAGGAGGAAAATCTGAATACCTTCTCCTTGAGATGAGTTACATGTATTGACCACCAGGGTAGGCTAGAGTATTCAGAACCACTTACTGAGAAAGTAAAAGTGCTACCCTGGGGCGTTTAGAATATTTAAGTACCTTTTTCCCATAGGAGTCTCAAGCAAAAATTTTAACTGGAAGTTTCTCTGACACAACCAACAGCAACACAGTGATTCAGGTGTAAATACTCCTGAAAATTTTTGGAAATGCACTACACATTTCACAATGAAAACCAAACTAACTGAATATAAAGATCTAAAGCCTGCTTCTTCATTGGAATTCCCTTTAAAGCCCCCAGGCAACAGGAACTAAGCCAGAAAGGAGTGAATTGCAGATTTTGTGCTGTTTCTGAAAAACTACAGACATGGTCGTGGGATTATGATCCTATGGGAAGCAAAGGGTTAGGCCTGAAAGGCATGCTCATGTCTGGGTGATGAGTGGTTTCTTCCACTGCCCAAAGAATAGAGGAAATTCTGTTCCCAAATCTCTGGTCcagcttttttccttcttccccaagTCCAAAGGCTCATGTTTTGTTCATGTTTCTTCAGATGATGATCATGCTGGGAGCTATCTGTGCCATCATCGTGGTAGTTATTGTAAGTAAGTATCGCTGAGGTTGCTGATGGGGTGAAGAGGTGGGAAGGTCCCGGAATCTTCTCccagccctgcctgcctgcctgcctgcctggggAGTGGGGCTGCTCTGACTGAGGTATGGAGACTGCTGCTGGGGATCATACCTGGtttgggagggaggaagggtaaAGACAAGGAATTTCCTTGATAGACAAGCCTTCTCCTTATAAGGCATTGTGGGGAGATGGCCCCTTCTGTTCTGAGGAAGTGGGGCTATGCTGTTTGTCACTGGCTTGGGGCTGGGGCACCTGCAACTGAGAGACTTGAACATCTAGTAACTTGATGTAATTTGCCCTCTTGTTTTctcctgtctctttttcttctccatctGGGACTTCCTGATTCCTGTGTCCAGTCTACTTTTTTACTTGAGAATGTGCCACCCCTTCCCTGTTCTCCATTGCCATTCAAGCTCATGTCCTTCTCCCTCTGTTTGCTCTCTCAACAAACTTCCCCATCTGCCTTTCTCCATCCCAGCCCAGGCTTCTCCATCATccattcttccttttttgttgCATTCATTTGCATTCTGTCCCTCAATACTAGAAATGCTGCTCGTGGTACAGTCTTGAAGTCACTACCTAAAGATCAATAGCTgatgcctccttcctttccccttctcATGTACTCTTATGTTCCCCCATACCCTAAAGGAGTTGGCTGCCAAGGGGAGGGAGAATAACTGAGGTGAAGTGCCCAAGAATCTGGTAAGGTTGTCGGGGAGAAGAAGGGTATTGGTGTCCATGAGTGTCTCCTAGAAAGGCCAGGTCTCTGGCAGGAGGGGACCATGAATAGTTGGGAAGTGGTGGCTTGCTCAGTGCTGCACTTGCTAGTTTTTCTCCTGTGCCAGGCCTTTAGAGAGCCCTGGGGTTCTGTCCAAAGGCCAATCTGGTCCTAGTGCAGTACCCTTTTAGAAATCAAATCTGTTTTTTGCAGTTATTGCTAATCTTTCAGCCCAAGATTTTCTATGTCTTTCAGGAATCTTATAGTCTTTTACTTTGTTCCCTATTAGCCTGGAAAACAAGCACTTGTTGATTACAAAACTACCAGGAGACTCTCATTTCCATCCTAGAAGCAGACCTATTTGCTTCTAACTGGAAGGAGCTGtctctctttgatgttttctgcagcATTCTATATTGTTCATGAGGGCATCAAATAATTGCAACTAGCCAGAGTTTGGTGCTtgtgattaattttaattactgGAATAAAGAGAGAATACCTGTTATAGAGAAACAGTAAGTCAAGGGCCTAATTTGAGAATAACAGGCTTTCAGGAAGCCACTTCTTGCCCTCTCTTTAAAGAAGGTCCCGTTTCTCCCTTCCTGTTGATAAAGAAATGTGAGGCTGCTAGAGGTAAGGTCCTAGACTCCCATAGAATTCTTTTCTCCACACCATCCCTGTGAGCCCTGGTTGATTATAAAGATTTAGAGAAGTCCAGTAGATCCACTAACTCAGTCTTGGAGTGGGAGGGTTGAGAGTCTGTGACAggtgtatttttatattgttatactaTCATGGGCTCCTTGCGTCTGGAGCCACCTCTCTGTTCTTTCTGCAGTATGCTCCCCTTCTGAACTGCCCTCACCCATCTGAATCCCACAttgcttcctttctcctctttgctTGCTTTGTGTGCATAGACATTGGAACCTGAGGATGGGAGCTGCTTAGCCTATCTTGGGGACTACTGCTGAACTTCAGGATAGCATGTTACATGGGATAAAACTGAGGTGctaggggaggagggaaggctgGGAACAGGAAGGGGAAGACCCATAGCAGTGTTTCCCTCTGTCCTCTGGTCCACAATCAGAAAGAGTCTGAGGCCATGCTGGGCTGGGTCTGAATGCCCGCTTTCCATGCAGCAGCATTTCATTGTGCAAAACCatacttcctttctttttgccCCCTTTCCCATATTTCCTTCGTCCTGCCTAGGGCAGGACTGAAGAGCTGGAAGAAAGCAGTCAGTGTACCCTCCCAGCGTCCCCCTCGAAGGTCTCCACTCTCCTCTGGGCTCCTCCTTGCCTAATTCAGGGGGTCACCGCTGGAGAAGAACCACCACTGTCCAAGATGTGTCCCCAAGCCTGGAGCAAATTCGCCCTCTTGGCCTACCCAACCCTATCATGGGAATTATTTTCTGGGTTTCTGTCCCTCTTAAGGCTCACCAAGTATAGTTGGCTTTGCTCTTTTGGGGGTAatatcccttctttctttctcatcccACCCTGAATCCTCTTCTGTGTCTTTGCTCTCCCACTTCCCTCCCACCACCCATGTGCATGAGCAAATATGCAACTAAACCCTGGGACTCTGCAGTCAAATGAAGCCGAGTTTCCCACATCCCTTTCTTCAGTTTGCCATGAGATGATGTGGGGTTTCCACTGTGTGTCTGTCATTAcctctttgtcttttttccaAACCCCAATCTCATACTTGTATAGAGTAATAACAGTTGTACTTCACCAAAGGCATGTGGCATATTTACCAATTTCATGTATTCTGAACAAAGGCAAAAAATATAACTAATTCCTACCACTAAACTGGCTTGGTTGTTGTTTGGGTTGGAATaactggtggggtgggggtgtcatTTCTTTCTACCAGTCTGATGTTGCTAAAGGACAAAGGGCAGCATATGTGTTTGAATGGTTTTCATGGAGATTAAAGGTTTGTGTGTTGGCAGAGGAAGTGGTCTGTGCTCTTAGCATTTAATACCTAAAACAGCTTGACTCTTGCAGGTGCTGGTGAGAGGAAGTGACAACAGGAAGTTGAGTAGGCACATCACGCTGGCAAACAACTACGGGTTTTGGGCCTCCCCATCTGCCTCCTTCCTAGTCCCTGGcctgcctttcctatccctggGGACATGTTCACATATGACCTCCACcatattccttctcctcccatTATCCTCATgcagttttcttttgctgagttCCATTGTACTGATCAGACACATTGTAGCAATGAACAACAGGAAAAATCACTTCCCCACAGCTGATGGAGTGAGAGTTTGTAGGTATTCTGAAATTCCTGGCAATTGTCTGAAAGATCAAAACCTTAGTTGCAGTTCAGGGTTACTAACACAAAGCAGCAGAGATGAAGCCTTTGTTTCACacctttaaatattttgcaaGTTGGAGTAGTTTTGGGGACAGGGCTTAACTGGGACCAACtcagagaaagacaggaaaatgGAAAAGCTTTGTCTCGGTGGTCACAAAGGGCTTTTATTTTTGACAATTCGAAATTGTGTGTGGCGGcccaacccccacccccttaTTCCATTGTCCCTTACTTGCTCCTTTCtctattcctatttttctttcctaccaCCTCAACTCAAATATGGCCCTTTGGTGTTAACCTCCACACAAAcattcttcctcccttctttctgttGTTTCTCTTGACACATCAGCCCGGGGCACACAGTAAAGGAAGGCAGAGCCCTGTGTAGAGCCAAGGTCACTACCTGTCCTGTCTGTCCTCCTACCTCCAGACCTGGATCCCCCTTCAGGCTTTTCTCTGCTTTGTGATTCATTGTGAGGTCCTTCTGAGACAATATGACTACTCCATCTTTATAATTGGGGCAAAAGAGTATTTACTCAGAATGCTTCAGAGTCTTGgcagactttggtgaggaagctaggagaaaacagaaggaacAAGATTAGTTACCAAAAGCAGGAGGCTGTCTGAGGTGGGAGAGGCAGCTGGAATTCAGAAAGTCTGGGCTCCACCCCTGGTCTAGGTGGGGAGGTGCTCAGAGTGGGTTGATTACAAGCAGGTTGGGTCAGGGACCAGAGCTGAGGGGGACCAGGCACTTACCTTGCTGTCTCTGAAGCCCCAGGAACAGTAGTGCAAGAAGGAAAAGACTACTGGCCAAGATGATTTCAAAGGCCATTCTCTGCTCTGTAGGTGAGAGAATATGGGCAGGAATAAATCTCTTGCGCTGAGCCCTTGCTGCCATTATCCCCGCCAGGGAAGAGAAGcacaggtgtgtgtgtttgttactCTCCAATGAAAGAGCTGGAAATTGTGCGTGCAGCAGCTTCTGTATTTGTTCAGTATTGTCTGGTGTTTACGTGTTACTCCACACAgaattctcttcctctttctaccTCAGtgcaacatttaaaaagttgttattttGTGAGGGAGATTTAGGTTAGTCATTGACTGTTAAACTGAGATTTTGTAAATAGCTGAGAAATGGCATGAACTGGGATGAGACCCCAGTTTTTTGGGAAGCCCATAATCTAGTAAGCAATCAAATAATGTCCCATGCTCTTAATGTTTGTGTTTCAAGGTGTAGATTCTTTCCTGTCCCTTATCTGTTTAAGACTTTTCACCAACATTCTGTGACTTTCAGGATGAAATTCCAGTTTAAAGGACCATGGAGATTGCAAGGTGTAAGTCTATAAGGGGAGTCAGCCTGCCTGTTTTTCACGTTTTTATTAATAGGTGACATTGGGAAAATAACATCTGCAATTGCCAGCTTacatatctgtaaaatgggtgttgagctgggcatggtggcaggaggatcacttaagcccaggagttccaggccagcctgggcaacatagtgagatcccatttcaataaataaataagtcaataaaacAACAGTTATAATACATGAGGTCATACTTAAAATTTAAGTGCTTCACACAGTGTTTGATTCatgtaaatgctcaataaatagaaTTCCCTCTAGTTTCACAGCCATTTCCCCCTTTTCCCATATACCTTTGGCTCTGGCTGTACTAAACTACTTACAGTTCCCAAAGTTTTCAGTAGGATGTTTTATAATTGTATCTTCACATGTACCATTCTCTCTGTCTTGTGTGTTCTCTTCCCCTTAAGCTAGCTGACTGGGCTCAAGTGTCTTCTCCGGCTCATCTTCCCAGTCTACCTAGTCTTGTCTCTCCAGCTGTACTAAGCTTCTAGAGGGCAGGATCAGGAATCCTTCAACCTTGATCTGCAATCCAAGCACATTGCCTGGTTccctggaggctgagaaggaaCGAAATCCCAGGTGATGTGTGGTGGAAGCTGTAGAGGCTACTACCTTAGGAAAGACAAAGcctggggcagaggcaggagtgTGAAAAAGCTGGGATGGAACAAAGCATAGGGGCAGGAAAGCCATGAGCCCAAGTGTGGTAGTGGGGAAAAGAGGATACCCTTAGTACCTGTGTGTGGGACAACCATGATGCTGGCCTTAAGGGGCTCCTCCAGGGAGATGTGAGTGACCTGGCAGGTATAAGTGGCGCCTTCAGGGCCAGGTTCAGCCATCAGGGACGAGGAGATGCTATAGGTGCCAGCCATGCTTTGCCTGAGGCTGGAAAAGAAGGCACCAGACACCTCAGCTGgggctccacccagctcctctcGGATCCACGTCACCACCACGTCCAGAGGATAATAGCCAGCGACATTGCAGATGAGAGTGGGTGGCAGCACTTCATTTGCCAAGCTCAGTCGAATTTTGGGGGAAGCTGAGGAAACAATGAGGAATAAGATTCCAGAGGAGTCCAACTGGGGCCAGAAGAGGAACCTGAAGCCTTTTTGTTCCTGTTGAGAATGAGAGTAGGTAGTAGAGGCAGAAGTTTCTTCCTCAGTGGTATTCCAAGGTGGGGGGGTGGGGCTTGAGGAGTCCACCTGAATGTAGGCCATAAGGGGGCACATTTTCTAGAAAGCAATAGTAAAGCCAATTAAAATTTGGCTGGCtggcttccttctttttttttagtgattgaacccagggcctcacagtgctaggcaagtgctctttccTGGTCAGAACCATTCCCTCCACCCCTCCTTAGTTTGCTAGTGCCCCTCCTTAGGATATGGTCCAAAAGGACCAGGGTGATTGTAGATGGCCCACCAGGGCAGGGGAGCGGGATCCTGGGCTGGATATTTCTTGCTGGATTTATCTTGGAGTCTAGTGGGATACCTTATCCGGTGCCATCTGTGCTTATAGGTTGAAGGCAGCATTAGGTTGTAGTAATACAGTCTGCCTCTCAGGAAATTGCCTTTGTGTTTGCATCTCAATGTGGAAAACACTCCCTAGAGGCATATTCCTCTGTCTAGGATAACTGGGTCCTAGCCTTACCTTGGATATTGAGCTGGATGATTTGTTGAGCTTGGTACTGAGAGGTAGTGATCTGGCAAATGTAGGTCCCCTCATCTTTTagagagaggctggggagggtgaGAGAGGCATCCCCGGCCATAAGTAGTTCCTCAGGCTTCAGGGTAGCACCCTGCCGCTTAGCCTGCCCCTGCCCTGTCATCCAACTGTACACCAGCTGGCCACTGCCCTTATACTGCAACCGCCACTCCACGCTGATGAGATCCAGGCTTGGAGCCATGGAAAAGCCACAGTGAAGGGAGGCTGAGGATCCCAGCAGGAAATTCAGGGATTGGGTCAGTGTTGTCACCTGGAATTCCACTGTGGAGAGAAAAGGAGATGACTTGTGGATTGCTTCCTCCTTGAGGTTACCTGGTCTATGAGTTGTGGACATACATCTGCCCCATCCTGCCCTGGGCAATGAATCCACTTGAGCTCCTTTCCCatcaaaaataaccaaaaatggGACTCTGGAATTGGCAACATGGTATACATGGAGTTCTGAACCATTTTGGTGTCACACTTTAGGTGATCTGATGAAAGCTATGGACCtctcaccagaaaaaaaatgtacatgcaAAATTATGAGTTGCTGTTGATTTTCAGGTAAGAATGATCAGAgtagaacaaacaaacaagcaaacaaaaaaaccacacaaaaactccaacaacaacaataaacctGTGGAAATCTGGTTCTTCCATGTACTAGTTATCAGTCCCTCAGTATTAATAAGCTCATCTGTTTAAGTGAGGTTGCTATGAAGACTAGGATCTTTTACccctgacctatatccccagccctttttattttgaaacagttttgCTAAcatgcttagcgcctcactaagttgcctacaCTGGCCGggaactttgtgatcctcctgcctcagccacctgagttgctATAGGCATCTACCACTGCACCCtgccccaaacctttttattttctgagacaggaTTTCGCTAAATTTGTaactcttctgcctcagcctccagagttgttaTAATTATCTTGAAGCACTAGATCAGCCTAGATTTTCactggaggaaactgaggctatttttttttttttttttagttgtagatggacataatacttttatttatttatttattatgtggtgctgatgattgaacccagtgccacacacatgccagatgagcgctCTTCCACTGAAACCACAACCCCATCCTGGGGCTATTCTTAATATGACTTAATATGAAATGGACAGTATACATGAATAGAATAGTCTCATGTGTCCTGTTTCCCCACAGATAAAAATTGTCTCCAGTTTTGAGATAGTACGTAGGTTTTATTAGTGCTTGGACTCAACAAGTAGGTGCCTCCCAGCATTCTCCTAGGGACCCATGAGTTTTTAGAAAGAAAGGACCGCCAGGAACTAGGAGGTACCCTGAGATGCTGACATGGGAGGTGGAAGTGGACTTGTTCTCTTCCTTCTATCTTCCCATCACTCGCCACTTTAAGAAAGCAAAACTTCCTTTGTGcctcttgtattttcttttctttctttttttttggtgggggggtggttctggggattgaacccagggtcttgtgtaagcactttgccaactgagctatatccccagttcctcttgtgtttcattttcttaCCTGCAGTTCTCACAGTCCCCTGGAGGCTTTG
This window encodes:
- the Tapbpl gene encoding tapasin-related protein isoform X5, which encodes MPDLEITWVFWGVWVEKGEQPAELRQLLQMASPREPHATERQWQAVDVILDCFLVMEGGHQRAFASSGNREKALLVLKQVPVLDDGSLEGFTDFQNGAVDKDDQPVIFEASVDLVQIPQAEALLHADCNGKEMTCEISRYFLQVRQEATVEKAAWFIINVQISRGGPSVSMVMKTLGDGENGAVWQPMLNLPQSLQGTVRTAVEFQVTTLTQSLNFLLGSSASLHCGFSMAPSLDLISVEWRLQYKGSGQLVYSWMTGQGQAKRQGATLKPEELLMAGDASLTLPSLSLKDEGTYICQITTSQYQAQQIIQLNIQASPKIRLSLANEVLPPTLICNVAGYYPLDVVVTWIREELGGAPAEVSGAFFSSLRQSMAGTYSISSSLMAEPGPEGATYTCQVTHISLEEPLKASIMVVPHTEQRMAFEIILASSLFLLALLFLGLQRQQASSPKSAKTLKHSE
- the Tapbpl gene encoding tapasin-related protein isoform X2 translates to MNMEAGWCLLLCLALSGSARTEPHATERQWQAVDVILDCFLVMEGGHQRAFASSGNREKALLVLKQVPVLDDGSLEGFTDFQNGAVDKDDQPVIFEASVDLVQIPQAEALLHADCNGKEMTCEISRYFLQVRQEATVEKAAWFIINVQISRGGPSVSMVMKTLGDGENGAVWQPMLNLPQSLQGTVRTAVEFQVTTLTQSLNFLLGSSASLHCGFSMAPSLDLISVEWRLQYKGSGQLVYSWMTGQGQAKRQGATLKPEELLMAGDASLTLPSLSLKDEGTYICQITTSQYQAQQIIQLNIQASPKIRLSLANEVLPPTLICNVAGYYPLDVVVTWIREELGGAPAEVSGAFFSSLRQSMAGTYSISSSLMAEPGPEGATYTCQVTHISLEEPLKASIMVVPHTEQRMAFEIILASSLFLLALLFLGLQRQQASSPKSAKTLKHSE
- the Tapbpl gene encoding tapasin-related protein isoform X1 — encoded protein: MLTGEARREASPEVPRTKDDKRREPHATERQWQAVDVILDCFLVMEGGHQRAFASSGNREKALLVLKQVPVLDDGSLEGFTDFQNGAVDKDDQPVIFEASVDLVQIPQAEALLHADCNGKEMTCEISRYFLQVRQEATVEKAAWFIINVQISRGGPSVSMVMKTLGDGENGAVWQPMLNLPQSLQGTVRTAVEFQVTTLTQSLNFLLGSSASLHCGFSMAPSLDLISVEWRLQYKGSGQLVYSWMTGQGQAKRQGATLKPEELLMAGDASLTLPSLSLKDEGTYICQITTSQYQAQQIIQLNIQASPKIRLSLANEVLPPTLICNVAGYYPLDVVVTWIREELGGAPAEVSGAFFSSLRQSMAGTYSISSSLMAEPGPEGATYTCQVTHISLEEPLKASIMVVPHTEQRMAFEIILASSLFLLALLFLGLQRQQASSPKSAKTLKHSE
- the Tapbpl gene encoding tapasin-related protein isoform X3, which translates into the protein MLTGEARREASPEVPRTKDDKRRVDLVQIPQAEALLHADCNGKEMTCEISRYFLQVRQEATVEKAAWFIINVQISRGGPSVSMVMKTLGDGENGAVWQPMLNLPQSLQGTVRTAVEFQVTTLTQSLNFLLGSSASLHCGFSMAPSLDLISVEWRLQYKGSGQLVYSWMTGQGQAKRQGATLKPEELLMAGDASLTLPSLSLKDEGTYICQITTSQYQAQQIIQLNIQASPKIRLSLANEVLPPTLICNVAGYYPLDVVVTWIREELGGAPAEVSGAFFSSLRQSMAGTYSISSSLMAEPGPEGATYTCQVTHISLEEPLKASIMVVPHTEQRMAFEIILASSLFLLALLFLGLQRQQASSPKSAKTLKHSE
- the Tapbpl gene encoding tapasin-related protein isoform X4 — translated: MNMEAGWCLLLCLALSGSARTVDLVQIPQAEALLHADCNGKEMTCEISRYFLQVRQEATVEKAAWFIINVQISRGGPSVSMVMKTLGDGENGAVWQPMLNLPQSLQGTVRTAVEFQVTTLTQSLNFLLGSSASLHCGFSMAPSLDLISVEWRLQYKGSGQLVYSWMTGQGQAKRQGATLKPEELLMAGDASLTLPSLSLKDEGTYICQITTSQYQAQQIIQLNIQASPKIRLSLANEVLPPTLICNVAGYYPLDVVVTWIREELGGAPAEVSGAFFSSLRQSMAGTYSISSSLMAEPGPEGATYTCQVTHISLEEPLKASIMVVPHTEQRMAFEIILASSLFLLALLFLGLQRQQASSPKSAKTLKHSE